CCTTCAACGCTACGATACTGAGGCACTCCATCGGCAGGCTGCAGAATTTGGGCTACTTCGAGGACGTCAACGTCGGCTTCGAGCCGGGCGAGGAGCCTGACGAGACCGACATCATCATAACGGTGCTGGAGCAGAAGACCGGCAGGGTGGGAGTGTCCATAAGCCACGGCACGAGAAGCGGCTGGTCCGGCGGGCTTACCTACTCCGACAGCAACTGGAAGGGGCTGGGGCACGTCGGGGAGGTGGGCTTCGAGCTGGGCGACAACTCCCAGTACTGGGCGACATATTCAGAGCCCTACATGGACAGGAACCACTACGCGTGGAAGGTCGGGATCATCAAGCGCAACTGGGAGGACCGGCTATACTACAGGCGAGGCGTGAAGCAGCTGAAGTACGACGAGGACATGACCAACGTATTCGTGGGAGCGGGGAAGAAGTTCGGCAGGGACGAGAAATTCAGCTGGTTCCTGACTCTGGACTGGCGCGACATAGACGCCTACAACATCAGAGAGCAGACGGGAGTGGACGACCTCACCCGTGGAAAGATCTTCTCCGTGCTGGGCACCCTCACCCGCGACAATACGCACCCCTACCTAAGCTACCCCAAGGGCGACGTGATCGACCTGAACGTCGAGCAGGCGATGGAGGCCCTCGGAGGCGAGTACAGCTACACCAAGTACTGGCTGCAGGCGAGGTACTACTCCCCGGTGCTGGGGCTGGAGAACCTGCTGAACCGGCAGTTCGGCGCCATCGACAAGGACAACCCGGTGATCTTCGCGGCGAGGATGCGCATAGGCTTCTCGTCCGGGGAGTTGCCCGTGGCGGGGCTCTACTCGCTCGGAGGCTCGAACACCCTGCGGGGCTACGACTCGGGCGAGTTCGAGGGGACCGACATGTTCCTCGGCAACGCAGAGGTGCGCATCCCCGTGCAGAAGGCCTTCAGCCTGGTGGCCTTCTACGACGTCGGAAACGCCTGGCTGGACGAGGGGATCGACTTCTCCGACCTCCACGACTCGTGGGGCTTCGGAGTCAGGGTGAAGACGCCTCTCGGAAACATGAGGCTGGACTACGCCCAGGGGGAGACGGAGAACAGGACCCACTTCGGCTTCGGAGAGATGTTCTAGCGCCGGGGAGGACACGCGGGCGTGCGTTCTTCGTACAATTGGAGCTTTCGCCATACGGGCTTTACAAAGGGCTGCGCGCTGCCGTTCATCGCCGCAGCCCTTTTCTTGATCTGCGTCCCTGCGCTCGTCGCGGACGCGGGCGAGATAGTGGTCGACGGGGCGCCCTACTGGCTGAGGCAGAGCGTCGAGCGGAGCCTCAGGTCCGTGTGGGAGGAGCTGTCCCTCAACCCCGACCTTTCCGCGGAGGACAGGGTCCGGCTTCTGTCCGTCGTGGCGGAGCGCCTATTCTCCGGCTATTCGCCGAACGTGGTTCCGCGCGGGGAGTCCGTGAGGGTGGACCTTTCCCCTCAGTCCGATACCGCCTGGGGCGTGGAGATAAACCCTCCCCCCCCTGCTTCCTCCCGCGGACGAGTGGTTCGCCGACGCCGCTTCGGAGCTTGAGAGAATTCTGCCCCGGATGCTCGCCCTCCTGCCGTTGGAGGCCCTCGCGTGGGCTGACCTGGCCCTCAAGGAGGCCATAGAGGAGGCGTGCGCCCCGATATTGCCGGGGTGGAACCCGTCGCTGCTGGTGCGATTGGAGGGGAGCGACGAGAGCAGGGTGCTGCGCGTTTCGTTCAACCCGAAGCCGCCGCTGGTGCTTGCGATAGTCCCGTCGATAAACTCCACCACCCTGCCGGTGGCCTTCCGCTCCGACCTGAAGGAGAAGCTGCTTCGCTCCCTGGCCCCCGTGGTCGGCCTGCCGATCGAGTGGGCCTCGATCAACAAGCTTCGGATAGAGGGCCTGGCGGCCGACGCCCTGCTGGACACCAACACAGTGACCAACGCCCGAGCGGCGGTGGACGTATCCTTCTCGCCCGAGCAGCTGTCGCCCGTGGAGGCGGAGGTGGAGAGCTCCAAGTACTCCATAAGGGCCTGGATGGCCGGCTACGCCGGAGCTGAGGGGAGATACCCGGAGATTGGGCTTCACCTGGGGAGGAAGGCGCTCCCGGTGACCGGCTGGGACGTGGAGCTGTACGGCGAATGGGTGATGTCCGTGGAGGACTTCTCGCTGGAGAGCCGCTGGGGATTCCGGTGGAGCCCTGTGAAGAACGTGCTGATAGGCGCGGAGATTGCATTCCCCGGCAACACCCTCTGGTACCGCCTGTCTGTGGCGGAGGGAGCTCGGGCCCCCTACCTGTGGTGGCGGCTGAGCGAGGACGGGGACTCTATCGTCGGCCTGGGGTACAGGCTGGACGGCAGGATCTCGCTGGAGCTGCACTTCGACGAGAGGGATTCTGACAGCTATTCACTCAGGGCCATACTGGACCTGTAAAGATCATTACCTGGACGGAGTGTTTTTATGAAGGATAAGCTTACTCTTCGTGCCGTCGCATCGGCGGTCGGAGGCTCGCCCGTCGGTGAGGGAACCCGCGTAGTCGCCGGGGTCGCCTCGCCCGATAACGCGAGCAAAGGGGAGATAGTCTGCCTGTGGGGCTCGCCCGGAGCGGGCGGAAAAAAGAGGGACTCGGCTCAAGAGCCGAAAAAAGGCGTCCTCTACCTGGCCGACGAGGAATTTTTCGCACTGAATGTCGGCTGCGAGGGGGTCGTGGTCGAAGACCCCAAGAGGGCATTTTCCCTGCTGCTGTCGCTCTTCGAGAGGCCGCCTCGCAGCGCGTTCGGCTCGAGCGGCGTTCACCCGACTTCGTCGGTCGCCGAGGACGCCCGAGTGCACCCTTCGGCATGGGTCGGGCCCGGCTGCGTGGTGGAGGGAGGGGCTGTCGTCGGCAAGGGGGCGTTCCTGCACGGCCGAGTCTTCGTCGGGGAGGACTGTGTCGTCGGGCCGGGCACCGTGATAGAGCCGGGCGCGGTGCTGCTGGCCAGGGTTCGCACCGGCGTTCGCTGCCTGATCCACTGCAATGCTGCGATCGGTTGCGACGGCTTCGGAGTCCCGATGACGCCGGACGGCGGCCGGCCTGAGAAGGTGCCGCAGCTCGGCGGGGTGGTCCTTGGGGACGAGGTGGAGGTCGGCGCCTGCACCACGATCGACAGGGGGACGCTGGACGACACGGTGATCGGCAGCGGCACCAAGATAGACAACCAGGTGCAGATAGGTCACAATGCCGTGATCGGGGAGAACTGCATAATTGTCGCCCAGACCGGCATATCCGGCAGCGCGGTGCTCGAGGACGGCGTGGTGATGGCGGCCCGCAGCGGGGTGAAGGAGCACGCGTGCGTGGGGAAGGGAGCGATCGTCGCCGCCCAGGGCGGGGTGATCAAGGACGTGCCGCCGGGCGAGATAGTATCAGGCTTCCCGGCACGGCCGCACAGGGAGAACTTCCGCCTTCAGGCCGCGTTGCAGCGCGTCCCTGATCTGCTGTCGCGCGTCAAGGAGCTTGAGAAACGACTCAAGGAGCCAGAGTCCGCCGAAGGAACGGGGAAGGGCGAATGAACCGGCCCCGCAGGCTGCGCCGCCCCGTTACTTTCTCCGGCAGGGGGCTGCACACGGGAGAGCCCTCCGAGGCGACTGTGGCACCGCTGGACGGGGGCGGGCCGGAGTTGGAGATCCGAGGAGTCGTCGCCTCTCTCGCAGAGTGCGCCGCCGAGGGAGTCGGGCGCGGTACGACCGTGATTTTGCCGGGCGGCGCCAGGGTTCGAACCACGGAGCACCTGTTTGCGGCCCTGTTCAGCCTCGGTCTGTGGTCCGTGCGGATAACTATGAAGGGGCCGGAGGTACCGGCGTACGGTGGTTGCGCGAAGGAGTTCTCCGACTCTCT
The Synergistaceae bacterium DNA segment above includes these coding regions:
- the lpxD gene encoding UDP-3-O-(3-hydroxymyristoyl)glucosamine N-acyltransferase, translating into MKDKLTLRAVASAVGGSPVGEGTRVVAGVASPDNASKGEIVCLWGSPGAGGKKRDSAQEPKKGVLYLADEEFFALNVGCEGVVVEDPKRAFSLLLSLFERPPRSAFGSSGVHPTSSVAEDARVHPSAWVGPGCVVEGGAVVGKGAFLHGRVFVGEDCVVGPGTVIEPGAVLLARVRTGVRCLIHCNAAIGCDGFGVPMTPDGGRPEKVPQLGGVVLGDEVEVGACTTIDRGTLDDTVIGSGTKIDNQVQIGHNAVIGENCIIVAQTGISGSAVLEDGVVMAARSGVKEHACVGKGAIVAAQGGVIKDVPPGEIVSGFPARPHRENFRLQAALQRVPDLLSRVKELEKRLKEPESAEGTGKGE
- a CDS encoding BamA/TamA family outer membrane protein translates to MPAALLCLLAILFAAPPVFAVDPLVAIVDVEGNEQVVSQHILGVITTKAGEPINREQLQSDIEAIYALGFFSFVDINLYSVASGIGVTFVVQENPVVESVSFAGNSIYSDEELLKLVFTTPGNVFNRVFFRHDLDRIQERYHEDGYVMVKIADVQIEEGRITVQIVEPRVGNIIVQGNVKTKTHVIAREIKMKRGEPFNATILRHSIGRLQNLGYFEDVNVGFEPGEEPDETDIIITVLEQKTGRVGVSISHGTRSGWSGGLTYSDSNWKGLGHVGEVGFELGDNSQYWATYSEPYMDRNHYAWKVGIIKRNWEDRLYYRRGVKQLKYDEDMTNVFVGAGKKFGRDEKFSWFLTLDWRDIDAYNIREQTGVDDLTRGKIFSVLGTLTRDNTHPYLSYPKGDVIDLNVEQAMEALGGEYSYTKYWLQARYYSPVLGLENLLNRQFGAIDKDNPVIFAARMRIGFSSGELPVAGLYSLGGSNTLRGYDSGEFEGTDMFLGNAEVRIPVQKAFSLVAFYDVGNAWLDEGIDFSDLHDSWGFGVRVKTPLGNMRLDYAQGETENRTHFGFGEMF